One Sporomusaceae bacterium DNA window includes the following coding sequences:
- a CDS encoding DUF190 domain-containing protein: protein MPKITSMAKRLRIYVGEADRWQGLPLYHAIVRKAKELDMAGATVFRGMEGYGANSRIHTARIVDLSSDLPVLVEIVDSGEYIAKLLPYLDEMVQEGMVTIDDIEVIKYGRKPPKR, encoded by the coding sequence ATGCCGAAGATCACCAGTATGGCCAAACGGTTACGCATTTACGTCGGCGAGGCCGACAGATGGCAGGGGCTGCCGCTTTACCACGCTATCGTCCGCAAAGCCAAGGAGCTCGATATGGCCGGGGCCACCGTTTTCCGTGGCATGGAAGGCTATGGCGCCAACAGCCGCATCCATACGGCCAGAATTGTCGACCTTTCGTCCGACCTGCCGGTGCTCGTGGAGATCGTCGATAGCGGGGAATACATCGCCAAGCTGTTGCCCTACCTGGACGAAATGGTGCAGGAAGGGATGGTCACCATCGATGATATCGAGGTCATCAAATACGGCCGCAAACCGCCCAAACGGTAG
- the crcB gene encoding fluoride efflux transporter CrcB, giving the protein MLKIVAVAIGGSLGAVARYLVSQWAADRFGAAFPHGTLIANVVGCFIIGAFMTIATERFIVSPHWRLFVTVGFIGGLTTFSSFSYETFKLLEDAQTALAAYNLALNVIVGFFATWLGIGLARLL; this is encoded by the coding sequence ATGCTGAAAATCGTCGCCGTTGCTATCGGCGGCAGCCTGGGGGCGGTTGCCCGCTACCTGGTGTCGCAGTGGGCCGCGGACCGCTTCGGCGCCGCCTTCCCACACGGTACGCTAATCGCCAATGTCGTGGGCTGTTTTATAATCGGCGCATTTATGACTATTGCCACCGAACGGTTCATAGTCAGTCCCCACTGGCGACTTTTCGTGACGGTCGGCTTCATCGGCGGATTGACCACTTTTTCATCATTCAGCTACGAAACTTTCAAGCTGTTGGAGGATGCCCAAACTGCACTGGCGGCATATAATCTGGCGCTCAACGTTATCGTCGGCTTTTTCGCCACCTGGCTGGGGATTGGTCTGGCCCGCCTGCTTTAG
- a CDS encoding phosphatase PAP2 family protein, which yields MKATRRWLTGIIALLLLAAVLLALSQFKKPEQERPGGFSQGTIVVDPAQTVGKLLVVDGDAIVSGRVDGWLAVIGGSVFLRPGGRVEGPLLVLGGHFHADPVAAAASSVRLVLPPGSPLAGMFVWLLGGAASAAMLAAAWSVWRLAGYLRRKPLFGRILAVLRDNRERWPGIYALAGLAVCGFLLTLFVHLTEETIYHQEADLVDRAVIWLVRTFATPAADQAMIVVTAFGSGVVYAVLAPLAAGWLLWLRKRRETITLLICLGGASTLNFLLKHLFERARPDLFKVINAAGYSFPSGHAMVSLCFYGMVAYLLCRHIRRLPMQLFVYSLAAVLVSVIGFSRIYLGVHYPSDVLGGYFAGGTWLVFCVSLLWWWEMEK from the coding sequence ATGAAAGCGACACGCCGATGGTTGACCGGCATCATTGCGCTCCTGCTGCTGGCGGCCGTGCTTCTTGCCTTATCGCAATTTAAAAAGCCCGAGCAGGAAAGACCGGGCGGTTTCTCGCAGGGCACCATCGTCGTCGATCCGGCGCAGACGGTCGGCAAACTGCTCGTCGTCGACGGCGACGCGATCGTCTCCGGCCGGGTTGACGGGTGGTTGGCCGTCATCGGCGGCAGCGTCTTTCTCCGCCCCGGCGGCCGGGTTGAAGGCCCGCTGCTCGTCCTCGGCGGCCATTTCCATGCCGACCCCGTCGCCGCTGCGGCCTCTTCCGTTAGGCTCGTCCTGCCGCCCGGGTCGCCGCTGGCCGGGATGTTTGTATGGCTGCTGGGTGGCGCAGCAAGCGCGGCGATGCTGGCGGCGGCCTGGAGCGTATGGCGGCTGGCCGGTTACCTGCGGCGTAAGCCCCTGTTCGGGCGAATACTGGCCGTGCTGCGCGACAACCGGGAGCGATGGCCGGGGATATACGCCCTCGCCGGCCTGGCCGTCTGCGGATTTCTGCTAACGCTGTTCGTCCACCTCACCGAGGAAACCATCTACCATCAGGAAGCCGATCTTGTCGACAGGGCCGTTATCTGGCTTGTCCGCACCTTCGCCACACCGGCGGCCGACCAGGCGATGATCGTCGTCACCGCCTTTGGATCGGGAGTAGTGTACGCCGTCCTTGCGCCGCTTGCCGCCGGTTGGCTGCTGTGGCTGCGGAAACGGCGCGAGACCATAACGCTCCTCATCTGCCTGGGCGGCGCTTCGACGCTGAACTTTTTACTTAAGCACCTGTTTGAACGGGCCCGCCCCGACCTCTTTAAAGTCATCAACGCCGCCGGTTACAGCTTTCCCAGCGGCCACGCCATGGTCTCCCTATGCTTCTACGGCATGGTCGCCTACCTTCTCTGCCGCCACATCCGGCGGCTGCCGATGCAGCTTTTCGTATATAGTCTCGCGGCCGTGCTGGTGAGTGTCATCGGCTTCAGCCGCATCTATCTCGGCGTCCACTATCCCAGCGACGTGCTGGGCGGCTACTTCGCCGGCGGCACGTGGCTGGTTTTCTGCGTTTCGCTGCTATGGTGGTGGGAAATGGAGAAATAG